The Henckelia pumila isolate YLH828 chromosome 2, ASM3356847v2, whole genome shotgun sequence genome includes a window with the following:
- the LOC140877533 gene encoding T-complex protein 1 subunit alpha-like, translated as MLVDDIVDVTITNDGATILKMLEVEHPAAKVLVYLAELQDKEVGYGTSFVVIIGAELLKRANDLVRNKIHPTSIISGYKHAMREAYKYVDENLYIYVEKLGKDSLVNYAKTIMSSKLIGADSDFFANLVGHGVLEISQLCEEDTLICLMSIKDAYEN; from the exons ATGCTTGTAGATGATATTGTTGATGTTACAATAACCAATGATGGCGCCACGATACTGAAGATGCTGGAAGTTGAGCATCCGGCTGCTAAG gttcttgtttatttggctgAACTGCAAGACAAAGAAGTTGGATATGGGACTAGTTTTGTGGTCATCATAGGTGCTGAATTACTTAAG AGAGCAAATGACTTAGTGAGAAACAAGATTCACCCAACATCAATAATTAGTGGATACAAA CATGCTATGAGGGAAGCATACAAATATGTTGATGAAAACT TGTACATTTATGTTGAAAAACTTGGCAAAGACTCTCTTGTAAACTATGCCAAGACCATCATGTCCTCAAAGTTGATAGGTGCTGATAGTGACTTCTTTGCAAATCTT GTGGGGCATGGAGTACTTGaaattagtcaactatgtgaggAAGACACATTGATATGCCTAATGTCTATAAAAGATGCCTATGAAAATTAG